Within Dysosmobacter sp. Marseille-Q4140, the genomic segment TCTCTGAGGGCAAAAAGACCGTGGCCCTGGAGATCATGGAGCAGCTGGACTGGCAGGTGCCGGACTACATCGCCATTTCCGTGGGCGACGGCTGCACCATCGCCGGTCTCTGGAAGGGCCTCAAGGACCTGTACGCCATCGGCTTCATCGACCGCCTGCCCCGGCTGATCTCCGCCCAGGCGGCGGGCTGCTGCCCCCTGAACCGCGCCATCGAGACCGGGGAGCCCTGGCATCCCATGGAGGAGAACACCCTGGCCGACTCCATCGCCGTGGGTGTGCCCCGCAACGCCGACAAGGCCCTCATGGCTATCCGGGAGTCCAATGGTCTCACCGTCAACGTCACCGACGAGGAGATCATGGCCGCCCAGCAGCTGCTGGGCCGGACCTGCGGCGTGTTCGGCGAGCCTGCCGGCGTCACCGGCACCGCCGGTGTGAAGAAGCTCTGCGAGCAGGGCGTTATCGGGAAGGACGACACCGTGGTGTCCGTGGTCACCGGCAACGGCCTCAAGGACGTGGCCAACGCCATCAAGGCCGCCGGGGAACCCATCTCCATTCCCTCCGACATGGAATTGCTGCTCAAAGCCTTCGCCGAGCACGGCGTGGTGGTGGAATAAACCGAACGCCCCGGGACGCAAAGGCGCCCCGGGGCGTTTTTGAAGCGGGCGGTCCCCGGCGGACCGCCCGCTTCCTTGTTGTGTATAGAGCGTTACTGTTTTCCGCTCTTTGCCTTGCAGATCAGCTGGGTCATGGTGCCCATGGGGCAGTAGACGCACCAGCTGCGGGGCTTGAACAGCACCATGGTCACCAGACCCAGCACCGTGGAAGTCAGCATCACGCTGTAAAACCCGAAGGCGAACTGGGCGACGCCCGGGTGCAGCAGCGTGCCGTGATAGGCCCAGTGCCAGGGCAGACGGAAGGTCCACAGCAGCGTCACCGCCTGCCGCAGGTCCGCCGCGCCGGAAAAGACCAGATACGTGGTCCAGAGCATCTGGAAGAACATGATGAAAAAGAAGATGAGGAAACCGTAGCGGAACCATCTGCTCTTCATCCAGCCGGGGATATCCCGCTTCCGGGACAGGCCCAGCCGCCCGCCCAGCAGGGCGAACAGCTGTC encodes:
- a CDS encoding 4Fe-4S binding protein yields the protein MSRHWYDYLWIASLTYLVLGFFNILFAWLGLLCFFIPLLIALVKGSKGYCNRYCGRGQLFALLGGRLGLSRKRDIPGWMKSRWFRYGFLIFFFIMFFQMLWTTYLVFSGAADLRQAVTLLWTFRLPWHWAYHGTLLHPGVAQFAFGFYSVMLTSTVLGLVTMVLFKPRSWCVYCPMGTMTQLICKAKSGKQ